The Iamia sp. SCSIO 61187 genomic sequence CGACCGCCTCGCCCATGGCGTTCATGCGGCGGACCCAGTCCGGCCTGCTGTACCGCTCGCCCATCGCCCGGATGCCCACGGCGAGAGTCAACCAGGCCCGACGAGCCGCTGCTGACGACCCGTCACATCCGGCCCGTCAGGCGCCCGGACCCTCAGGCGTGGGGAGGAAGGTGAACAGGCAGAGCTGGGTGGCGTAGGCCACGAGGCGGGGCTCGCCCCGGCAGTCGTCGCCCAGGTCCCAGAGCGCCATGTCGACCGAGGCGTACCCGTCGCCGGCCCAGCGGGCCGTGTTGACGCCGAGGATCCACTCCGACCGCCACTCGCCCAGAAGGTGCAGGGTGAGGTCGACGCTGGGCGAGAACCACATCTCGTCGGACGGCCCGACCCGCTCGCCCACCGCCCCGGGCATGGTGTCGGCCACGACCACGGCGGCGAGCGGGTCGATGGTCCCGTCGTCGCGGTAGGGCGGGTCGTCGAAGCGCTGCCACTGGGCCCGGAGGCTGGAGGACCGCGGCGTGGGGTCCCACGGCGGGGTCCCGATGCCGGGCCGGCCCTCGACCTTCTCCTCCCAGAACGGCATGGGGGTGAAGGTGACCTCGGCCTCGGGCGGCGGGTCCCGGAACGACGGGCAGTCGTCGGGGTGGGGCACGCCGTCGGGCACGGCCAGGTCGACGAAGGCGAAGCCGCGGCGGGACCCGCCGAAGATGGCCGTCGTCAGGTGGCCCCGGGCGGTCCCCGGGTTGCGGATCTCGCCCCGGAGGTGCGACATGGAGCGGCCCCGGCGCAGCACCTCGACGTCGATCTCCACCGGGCCGTGGGCGACCTGGGCGGCGAAGGTCGTGTGCAGCGTCCGCAGCGCCTGGGACGGGTCGTCCAGCTCGGCCTCGAGGGCCCGCAGGGCGATGGCGGTGACGACCCCGCCCTGGGGCAGCGGCCGGAGGTTCCAGACCGGGTCGATCTCGCCGGCGTAGCGGCCCTCGGCCACCCGCCGGACCGCTGTCTCCGCCCCGAAGTCGTTGCCCACGGGCCCAGGCTGCCACCCCCACCCCCGGGACCGGCGACGAGATTCCGTGTGGTCAGATCCCGCGAGCGATCAGCCGGGCGGCGCGGCGGGCCTGGTGGGTGAAGAGGTCCTCCGGGGCCTCGATCACCCGGTGCAGGTGGCCGAAGAGCTCGAAGCTGATGCCGCCGAAGACCTGGGTCCAGGCGTAGAGGCTGCGGACCAGGACCTCGTCGGGGATGTCGCGGCCGAGGGAGGTTCGGAGCCGATCCAGGTCGGCCCGCAGGGGCCGGGAGATCGGGGCCGTCCGCATCGGGTCGACCTCCCCGGCGGCCACCGCGTCGGCCACCACGCCGAGGGCGGCGACCGGGGGACGGGCGGCGGCCGGGATCGTGTCGCCCGGGGCCTGGTAGCCGGGCACGGGGCTGCCGTACAGGAGGGCGTACTCGTGGGGGTGGGCGACGGCCCACGCCCGGATCGCCACGGCCACCCGCACCCACCGGGCCTCGAACCCGCCCCGCCGGTCCGCAGCGGCGGCCTCGGCCTCGGCGCCGAGGGCGTCGTAGGCGTCGACCAGCAGGGCGGTCAGCAGCTCGTCGCGGCTGGCGAAGTAGCGGTACACCGCCGACGACACCATGCCCAGCTCGCGGGCGACGGCTCGCAGCGACAGCTCCGACGCACCCACCTCACCCAGCTGGCGACGGCCGGCGGCCTTGATCTCCTCGATCAGCTCGGCCCGGGCCCGAGCGCGAGCGGTGGTCCCGGCCGTCGTCATGCGGCCATCGTAGGCACCGATCCGAGAGCACCGCAA encodes the following:
- a CDS encoding acyl-CoA thioesterase II gives rise to the protein MGNDFGAETAVRRVAEGRYAGEIDPVWNLRPLPQGGVVTAIALRALEAELDDPSQALRTLHTTFAAQVAHGPVEIDVEVLRRGRSMSHLRGEIRNPGTARGHLTTAIFGGSRRGFAFVDLAVPDGVPHPDDCPSFRDPPPEAEVTFTPMPFWEEKVEGRPGIGTPPWDPTPRSSSLRAQWQRFDDPPYRDDGTIDPLAAVVVADTMPGAVGERVGPSDEMWFSPSVDLTLHLLGEWRSEWILGVNTARWAGDGYASVDMALWDLGDDCRGEPRLVAYATQLCLFTFLPTPEGPGA
- a CDS encoding TetR/AcrR family transcriptional regulator — protein: MTTAGTTARARARAELIEEIKAAGRRQLGEVGASELSLRAVARELGMVSSAVYRYFASRDELLTALLVDAYDALGAEAEAAAADRRGGFEARWVRVAVAIRAWAVAHPHEYALLYGSPVPGYQAPGDTIPAAARPPVAALGVVADAVAAGEVDPMRTAPISRPLRADLDRLRTSLGRDIPDEVLVRSLYAWTQVFGGISFELFGHLHRVIEAPEDLFTHQARRAARLIARGI